In the genome of Solibacillus silvestris, one region contains:
- a CDS encoding flagellar motor switch protein FliM, whose protein sequence is MAGDIMSQSEIDALLSAISTGEMSAEDIKKEDETRKVKVYDFKRALRFSKDQIRSLTRIHENFARLLTTFFSAQLRSYVQITVASVDQIPFEEFVRSIPNMTLINVFEVPPLDGNILMEINPNIAYSMLDRLMGGAGGSHSNVDNLTEIETKIMTNLFERSFDNLREAWENVAEIDPMLVELEVNPQFLQMISPNETVVVISFNTIIGDTTGMINICIPHVVLEPIVPNLSVRYWMQTNTKEISPEQTKMLETRVKQAKLPVIAELGTTDITIEDFLTMAVGDVIPLNQKIENPLTLKVGSLPKFTVQPGKLNNKMAVQIIDPLKGGDEDE, encoded by the coding sequence ATGGCAGGAGATATAATGTCGCAATCCGAAATCGATGCGCTCTTATCAGCGATATCGACCGGAGAGATGTCTGCAGAAGACATTAAAAAAGAAGATGAGACACGAAAAGTAAAAGTATATGACTTTAAGCGGGCTCTGCGCTTCTCAAAAGACCAAATCCGAAGTTTGACCCGTATACATGAAAACTTTGCGCGACTGTTAACAACTTTCTTTTCTGCACAGTTAAGAAGCTATGTCCAAATTACAGTTGCATCTGTTGACCAAATTCCGTTTGAAGAATTTGTTCGTTCCATCCCAAACATGACATTGATCAATGTATTTGAGGTTCCGCCTTTGGATGGCAATATTTTAATGGAGATTAACCCGAACATCGCCTATTCGATGCTAGACCGCTTGATGGGCGGAGCAGGGGGAAGTCATAGCAATGTTGATAATTTAACTGAAATCGAAACGAAAATCATGACGAATTTATTTGAGCGTTCTTTTGATAATTTGCGTGAAGCATGGGAAAATGTTGCGGAAATCGATCCGATGCTTGTGGAATTGGAAGTAAATCCACAGTTTTTACAGATGATTTCTCCAAATGAGACCGTTGTTGTCATTTCATTTAATACAATCATCGGAGATACGACAGGGATGATCAATATTTGTATCCCGCATGTTGTATTAGAGCCGATCGTTCCAAATTTATCTGTTCGCTACTGGATGCAGACGAATACGAAGGAAATTTCACCGGAACAAACGAAAATGCTTGAAACTCGTGTGAAACAAGCTAAATTACCCGTAATTGCAGAGTTAGGAACGACGGATATTACGATTGAAGATTTCCTGACAATGGCTGTCGGTGATGTCATTCCGTTAAATCAAAAAATTGAAAATCCGTTAACACTAAAAGTCGGCAGTTTACCGAAATTTACTGTTCAGCCAGGGAAATTGAATAATAAAATGGCTGTTCAAATTATCGACCCTTTGAAAGGAGGAGACGAAGATGAGTGA